Proteins found in one Serratia plymuthica genomic segment:
- the pcaH gene encoding protocatechuate 3,4-dioxygenase subunit beta, producing MSQINELYHRNYDRHPPALVPEYKTSVLRSPKNALISLQNSLSEITGPVFGQHELGALDNDLILNYAKQGLPIGERIIVHGYVCDENGLPLRNALVEVWQANAGGRYRHKKDQYLAPIDPNFGGCGRMLTDDNGYYFFRTIKPGPYPWRNQVNDWRPAHIHFSLSGDAFAQRLITQMYFEGDPLIASCPIVRAIKNDDAVRSLIAGLDKTASIQLDSLAYRFDLVLRGHRATLFENRLQGKA from the coding sequence ATGAGCCAGATAAACGAACTTTACCATCGCAACTACGATCGGCACCCGCCGGCGTTGGTACCTGAATATAAAACCAGTGTGCTGCGCTCGCCGAAGAACGCATTGATCTCGCTGCAGAATTCACTATCAGAAATCACCGGCCCGGTGTTCGGCCAGCATGAACTGGGGGCGCTGGATAACGATCTTATCCTTAATTACGCCAAACAGGGTCTGCCAATCGGCGAGCGGATTATCGTGCATGGCTATGTGTGCGACGAGAACGGCCTGCCGCTGCGCAATGCGCTGGTAGAAGTATGGCAGGCCAACGCCGGTGGGCGTTACCGCCATAAAAAGGATCAGTATCTGGCACCGATAGATCCTAATTTCGGCGGTTGCGGCCGCATGCTGACCGACGATAACGGCTATTACTTCTTTCGCACCATCAAGCCCGGCCCCTATCCGTGGCGCAACCAGGTCAACGACTGGCGCCCCGCCCATATTCATTTCTCGCTGTCCGGCGATGCCTTCGCCCAGCGGCTGATCACCCAAATGTACTTTGAGGGCGATCCGCTGATTGCCAGTTGCCCAATCGTCCGCGCCATCAAAAATGACGATGCGGTGCGCTCGCTGATCGCCGGGCTGGACAAAACCGCCTCGATTCAGTTGGACAGTCTCGCCTATCGCTTCGATCTGGTGCTGCGTGGCCACCGCGCTACGCTGTTTGAAAACCGCCTGCAGGGGAAAGCATAA
- the pcaG gene encoding protocatechuate 3,4-dioxygenase subunit alpha produces MPQQYLPETPSQTAGPYVHIGLAPFAAGFDIFENNFNHILTQPETQGERITLEGRVFDGSGSPIRDVLLEIWQANAHGRYNHPGDQQHDKPLDSAFRGWGRSCSDFETGHYRFETIKPGAVCGRDGRVMAPHVNLWIVARGINLGLHTRVYFADEDAANRQDPVLNLIELEVRRKTLIAHPERRGDELVYRFDIVIQGDRETVFFDL; encoded by the coding sequence ATGCCGCAACAGTATCTGCCGGAAACGCCGTCGCAAACCGCCGGGCCTTATGTCCACATCGGCCTGGCTCCATTTGCCGCCGGCTTCGATATTTTTGAAAACAACTTCAACCACATTCTGACCCAGCCGGAAACCCAGGGCGAACGCATCACCCTCGAAGGCCGGGTGTTCGACGGCAGCGGCTCGCCGATCCGCGATGTGCTGCTGGAAATCTGGCAGGCCAATGCGCACGGCCGCTACAACCATCCTGGAGATCAACAGCACGACAAGCCGCTGGACAGCGCTTTTCGCGGTTGGGGCCGCAGTTGTTCGGATTTTGAAACCGGCCACTATCGCTTTGAAACCATCAAACCCGGCGCAGTTTGCGGGCGTGACGGCCGCGTAATGGCTCCGCACGTTAATCTGTGGATCGTCGCGCGCGGCATCAATCTTGGGCTGCACACCCGGGTGTATTTTGCCGACGAAGATGCCGCCAACCGGCAAGATCCGGTGCTGAATCTGATCGAACTGGAGGTACGCCGTAAAACGCTGATTGCGCACCCCGAGCGCCGTGGCGATGAGCTGGTGTATCGGTTTGACATCGTTATTCAGGGCGATCGCGAAACAGTTTTCTTCGACCTGTAA